A DNA window from archaeon BMS3Bbin15 contains the following coding sequences:
- a CDS encoding ribulose-1,5-biphosphate synthetase: MLFDKVEEKDVTKAIVEGFSAMLSEHTENDVIIVGGGPSGLVAGRELAKKGVKTLIIERNNYLGGGFWIGGYLMNKITVRAPGNTVLDELGVPYEEYIKGLYVTDGPHACSKLIGAACDAGVKILNMTKVDDVVLREKNRVSGVVINWTPVSALPREITCVDPVSLQSKVVIDATGHDAEVVKSLVSRGFMKTKGFGAMWVEKSEDAIVEYTGEAYPGLIVSGMAVSTVYGLPRMGPTFGAMLLSGKKAADAALEILNEQ, translated from the coding sequence ATGCTATTTGATAAGGTTGAAGAGAAAGATGTTACAAAAGCTATAGTTGAAGGTTTTTCAGCGATGCTTTCTGAGCACACTGAAAATGATGTTATCATTGTCGGAGGAGGCCCAAGCGGACTTGTTGCGGGAAGAGAGCTTGCAAAGAAAGGAGTTAAAACCTTAATCATTGAGAGGAATAACTATCTTGGCGGTGGCTTCTGGATAGGTGGCTATCTCATGAACAAAATCACTGTGAGAGCACCGGGTAACACTGTGCTTGACGAACTAGGTGTACCCTATGAAGAGTATATCAAGGGACTCTATGTTACAGACGGGCCTCATGCCTGCTCAAAACTCATCGGCGCTGCCTGTGATGCAGGTGTAAAGATTCTCAATATGACAAAGGTTGACGATGTGGTTCTCAGAGAGAAAAACAGAGTTTCAGGTGTTGTTATAAACTGGACACCAGTATCTGCTCTTCCAAGAGAAATTACCTGTGTTGACCCTGTGTCTCTCCAGAGCAAAGTTGTTATCGATGCCACAGGTCATGATGCAGAAGTCGTCAAGTCGCTTGTTTCCAGAGGATTTATGAAAACAAAAGGCTTTGGTGCCATGTGGGTTGAGAAGAGCGAGGATGCAATAGTAGAATACACAGGCGAAGCCTATCCAGGGCTTATTGTCTCAGGTATGGCAGTCTCAACAGTTTATGGTCTGCCAAGAATGGGCCCAACCTTCGGAGCGATGCTACTATCAGGTAAAAAAGCTGCTGATGCTGCATTAGAAATTTTAAATGAACAGTAA